One Cinclus cinclus chromosome 24, bCinCin1.1, whole genome shotgun sequence genomic window, TGTGCTTTGTGTTGGGCAGTGCTGAGTGCCCTTGGGACACACTTGGAACTGACTCAGTCAGACGTGGCAGGAGCCACTGGACTCTTCTCATAGAGCCTGTTCCTGCAGCCACATTTCCAAATTTGTCTTTTTGGTCAATCGCAACATAGGAGGAAGCCCTGCTTCCAGGCAAACTGCCAGCCCTCACCTCCAGAGAGCAGAATGGCATCATGTTTATCTTTTTCCAGTATACATGTGCTTGCATAGGAAGGGAGAGATGGGCAGGTGGAGAAGAAGAATGAGAGGGATGCCCTGACATTTTGCCATATACACACCCACAGGAATGACACAGGTTCATGTCATGTGCCTGCATGGAATGCCACCAGACCGTGATCCCAGCATTCTGCCTACTCTGAAattgtttctttcctgaaaattcTTGGGCCTCTCATCCTGGCACTTACCAAAGTCTTCAGGTAGGAACGCACACGGCAGAAGCCAGGAAATAGAGGCCACAGTGCAGGAAACCAGGACACAGCCCCTACCATTAGCTGGGATGGTGTACATTTGACATGAGCTGGACACAAAATTATGACTTCCACTGAGGTGCCTCAGggcctggggcagtgcaggactGCTATAAAAGGCACACCAAGTCCCTACACTCTCATCCACTTCTCTCTCtcacctcttcctcctcttcctcaggaaaCAGGTGAGTGGGAAgccccccctcctcctcctccttgtcctCCTTCTAGagcttctcctcctgcagcttgCTCAAGACCAGCTCTTTCCTGGCTGTAGGTCTCAGCTGACAGGGGCTgtcagggctgtcccagggctgggagctgcttgtgctgggacagggcaggggagagaaggTCTTGTGAAGACACAGAGAGGCTGGGACATGGCGGGGGTGGCTCCTGGGCtttgagctgggcagggcaatgtgggccagcagctgccttggctgcaggctgtttgggtgcagtgctgctcctcatgTGTCCCcactttctgcttctccctgcgCTCTGTGCCAGGTGCACCTGTGACCGTGAGCcatgtcctgctgccagccctgcaacccttgctgccagccctgcggcccctgcccgctggccaacagctgcaatgagtgctgtgtcaggcagtgccagagctCCCACGTGGCCATTGAGCCgcctgctgtgctggtgaccctgcctggccccatcctcagctccttcccacagaacaCCGTGGTGGGATCCTCCACTTCCGCTGCTGTtggcagcatcctcagctgTGGGGGAGTGCCCATCAGCTCCGGGGGCTTTGACCTCTCCTGCATCACCAACTGCTATGGCAGCAGATGTTGTCCCCCCTGCTAAATCTCCTGGCAACCTTCTCCGGCAAGAACCTCCACAACCTCAGAACGTGGTACTGCACTGAGGATGGATTTTTGGAACAATGGATGTGTGCCcttgcttttctgttgttttctttggctctcttcccttctctgcctttcctgtcAGCACCACCCCATGCCAGCCCAGTGGGACCTGTTTACCTCCCTCCGTCCTTCTGCAGGCCGGGCAAATGGACACCCCCTCTGCACCCCAGTGCCTGCTCCTGGTGTCCTCTTTCAGCTACCTCCTTTACTTCCGTACACTCAATAAAGTTGTTTTGCATCCAAACCTGgccc contains:
- the LOC134053215 gene encoding feather keratin Cos1-2-like, with amino-acid sequence MSCCQPCNPCCQPCGPCPLANSCNECCVRQCQSSHVAIEPPAVLVTLPGPILSSFPQNTVVGSSTSAAVGSILSCGGVPISSGGFDLSCITNCYGSRCCPPC